A region of Halosolutus amylolyticus DNA encodes the following proteins:
- a CDS encoding VOC family protein yields the protein MTDEPEITAEPPESPIRLSGTDHITLIGSNEADTIAFYRDLLGMPLVLRQPNLDDPDSTHLFFDTGDGRILTFFVGDRGSNPRPLQHQIGSVHHLSFSVDPERFVETKEALDDAGRGYNEFDRGIFHSLYTRDHNGLTIELATDKFSIPDDRRGEVLATAQRLREEDGVDFAEERHLEAALEELGIEVEKHDLPDAPTGAGV from the coding sequence ATGACGGACGAGCCAGAAATCACCGCAGAACCGCCCGAGAGTCCGATCCGACTCTCCGGAACCGACCACATCACCCTGATCGGGAGTAACGAGGCGGACACGATCGCGTTCTATCGCGACCTGCTGGGGATGCCCCTCGTGCTCAGACAGCCCAACCTCGACGATCCGGACTCGACGCACCTCTTCTTCGACACGGGCGACGGCCGGATTCTCACCTTCTTCGTCGGCGATCGAGGCTCGAATCCGCGTCCGCTCCAGCACCAGATCGGCTCGGTCCACCACCTCTCGTTCTCGGTCGATCCCGAACGGTTCGTCGAGACGAAGGAGGCGCTCGATGACGCCGGTCGCGGCTACAACGAGTTCGATCGCGGCATCTTCCACTCGCTGTACACCCGTGATCACAACGGCCTGACGATCGAACTCGCGACGGACAAGTTCTCGATCCCGGACGATCGTCGCGGCGAGGTGCTCGCGACGGCCCAGCGACTCCGCGAGGAAGACGGCGTCGACTTCGCAGAAGAGCGTCACCTCGAGGCCGCACTGGAAGAACTGGGCATCGAGGTCGAGAAACACGACTTGCCCGACGCGCCGAC
- a CDS encoding universal stress protein encodes MHRVLIPVDTNEDRALAQAKYVASLPHADESVEAYLLFVFTDEGEDLPKEFEQFKSASRIGSVRAAQEHLEDHDVDVTILEDSGDTEDDILEWADEYDADAIVLGGRKRSPVGKAVFGSVTQSIILNTDRPVVVTGAGGDED; translated from the coding sequence ATGCACCGCGTGCTGATACCCGTCGACACCAACGAGGACCGAGCGCTCGCACAGGCGAAGTACGTCGCGTCGTTGCCCCACGCGGACGAGTCCGTCGAGGCCTACCTCCTGTTCGTCTTCACCGACGAGGGCGAGGATCTCCCGAAGGAGTTCGAACAGTTCAAGTCGGCCTCGCGGATCGGCTCCGTTCGGGCAGCCCAGGAACACCTCGAGGACCACGACGTCGACGTGACGATCCTCGAAGACAGCGGCGACACGGAGGACGACATCCTCGAGTGGGCCGACGAGTACGACGCCGACGCCATCGTCCTCGGCGGGCGGAAACGATCCCCCGTCGGCAAGGCGGTCTTCGGGAGCGTCACGCAGTCGATCATTCTCAACACCGATCGACCGGTCGTCGTGACTGGTGCGGGCGGGGACGAGGACTGA